The Arachis ipaensis cultivar K30076 chromosome B07, Araip1.1, whole genome shotgun sequence genomic interval GTGAAGGCATCGAGAACGGAAAACATGGGGATGGCGGCGGCAAGGAACCTGACGAAGAAGCGACTAAGGTTTTGCTTCAAAGCAGTTTTCACGAATGATGGGGGAAGGAGGGGGTTCATGAATGGGCAAATGGCTTCAGCTTGCAcatttggtttttctttttcttttttttgttaacGCTAAACGGTGTCATTTTCGTAGAACCAGCCGGTTCAACGATTTCCAAACGATTCTCTAATATCAGTGGTTATTGACAGCGAATTGGACCGTTTTCATTGCTGGTTTCCGGTTGAGCCAGTTCAACCTGCCGGTTCGGTCCAATTTTCATAACCATGGTTACAAAACAATACTTAATATCAATATTTGTTGATCAAAATTTTTTTGTCATAAGTCTCCTAGGCTGCATTTGTTTTTGGAGACAGTACACAGAGACATGGACATTAATGTTTAAAACATGTTTGGTAGCAGAGACATAGACACTGGACACATTGACTCTGGaacagttttattttatttttgtgtccactcttttaTGAAGGACAAAGATAGACACGGGATTTAACAAAGTGGACACggattttttaatgaaaattctttcctattttatccctacatattattattattccattgTTAcccttttttaaatcatatcataAGCCCTAATTTGATGTGTTGTGTAGCAGAGTTCTCCTCCGAGGTAATCTTCCCTATACTCTATGTTTCAtctctccttcttccttctcaaTTCGGATTCTTTTTTCGTTTTACTTCCAAGGTCTAGCTCTCTGtctcctctctttctcttcttgctctttgtccctttcttcttcttcttcttcttatttctcttctttctctgGTGTTCTGTTGTTTAGTACGacatcttcttattcttctttctttttctttgtttctttttcttcttctttactgCTTCTCCTCTTCATTTTTTTGTTCAACTAATTTAACTACAACATTTCATAAGCAAATTATTTATTAGAGCTTATCACAACTTTTGGAATTCATGCGTTTTTCTCTTTCTCAGTCACGCAGGTATAACTCTGCCCTTCGTCTCCTTGCTTCTTATTTTcgtttgtatttatttttttactttaaattaTTGTGTTCTTCTggcttcttttatttttatttgtttatattgtTTGTGATTTGAAAATGTAAAAATTGAGTATGGACATGAGAAATTGTCTTTCTGgtgtcaaattttttaatttatacaaTGATGTTGTGAATGAATAATTGAACATATTTTGTACTGAATGGAATAATGAATGGAAAAAATTATATTGAACTCTTCTTATTTGTTTgaatgcaaaaataaaataattagttggttatgttgttatttttattgttgttgattatttttagtatttatgttattttataataaattatgatttatattttttatctcttGTTAGGGAAGAATGGAACCATTGGACCGATCTGATCaatttaggtaatttttttttatttagattgAACTTGAGACAGCTACAATATTAGTTTTGATGTTTGCATTTTTTATTTGAGAAATAGGAGAAGGAGACATTTGTTGATTAGGAATAGAGAAATTAATACTAGTCCCTTAAGACGGAATGTGTTAAGCCGCATCATAGGAGGAGGCGATACGAATTGTATTTGGGAATTAAGGATGAGTGTAGATGCAATAGGAAAATTATGTGAGTTACTTAAAGTTCAGGGTGGATTAAGCGATGAATGTCATGTAAATATACCTGAGCAagtgattatatttttaataattttagctCATCATAAAAAGAATCGCACACTCCAAGTTATATTTTATAGGTCAGGAGAAACAATAAGTAAGTATTTTAATAAAGTGTTGTCGTTGGTAATACATGTCCAAAGCCTGTTGTTTGCAAAGGTTGTTCCTATTTCAGATGACTGCATAGATCCCCGATGGAAATGGTTCAAGGTACGTCTAATGAAGAAATGTGGTTGTGGTTTTATATTATATATGGTATGGTATAGAGATAGTTTTAACACTTTAATTTATTTGGTTTAGAATTGTCTAGGAGCATTAGATGGAACATATATAGATGTGACTGTCCCTGAAGAAGATAAATCAAGATACATAACAAGAAAGGGTAAAATATCAACCAACGTCCTAGGCGTATGCAATCGAGATATGAATTTTGTGTACGTACTTAGTGGATGGGAAGGATCAGCATCAGATTCAAGAGTCCTTAGAGATGCAATTTCACGTCGTAATAGCCTCAAGATACCAATTGGTATGTAATAGTTAAATTTTAGGTAACAAAAACACTTCAAAACTTTTAAGTCATACAATTTTCTTAATCCTCATAATGTGTCTCTTTTAATTTATAGAGAATTATTATTTAGTGGATGCTGGTTATACTAATTGCAAAGGGTTTCTAGCACCATATAGACATATTCGATACCACGTACAAGAATGGGCCTATGGTAGAAATGTGCCTAGAAACTTTCGAGAATATTTTAACAAGAAGCACTCTTCAGCTAGGAACATTATTGAGCGTTGTTTTGGTTTACTGAAAAAGAGATGGGGAATTTTGAGGAGTCCTTGTTTCTACCAAATCAAGACACAAAATAGAATAATTATTACTTGTTGTTTATTACAAAATTTTATTCGGCTTAATATGGACTCCGATCCTGAGGAGGACATATTACTTGAGAATGAGCAAGTGCTTATTGGAGAGGAGCATGGTGATAACCAAGATGGCGACGATGAAATGATTGACAGTGTAGAGGGCAGCAACGAATGGACTGTTTGGCGAGACAACTTAGCACATGAAATGTACAATGAGTGGATGCATAGCCGAATCAATTAGTTGATTTATTTGTTATATgtgtattttatttgaattattatgATAATTTGTTGTGTTGGATTTTGTATTGTATGGATACATTATAAAAATAATGTCATGATATGCTTATGATATGCTTCTGTGTTGGATTTTATGTTGTATTGATACATTATATgtgtattttatttgaattattatgtgtattttatttaaatatattgtATTGATACATTATAAAGATAATGGAATGATATGCTTAGGATGTtcaattgaattttgattgagtTAATCTAGATTGTAAGGACAAATGGATAGACATGTCTGGACTGATGAAGAGACAGAGGTATTTGTTGGTTTTATGGAGGAGCTTGTCATTGATGGAAGAATAGTTGATGCAAGTCAATTTTGGCCTTGATCTTTTGAGAAACTTGCTGCAAAAATGAATGGGAGGTTTCCAGGTAGTGGCTTTCAAATAAGTCATTGCAAAAACAAGGTTAAGAGGTTGAAAGAAAAATATCAATTTGCTGCTAACATGGCAGCCTGTAGCGGTTTTGGATGGGATGATGTGAAGCAATGTGTGGTTGTGGACAACAAAGAGATCCTAGCTGCGTATATGAAGGTTGGTTTACAAGTTTGATTTTGTTGAATTAATTTTATTCTACTTGATAGTCTGTCCTTCTTTGttgatcttttatttttttttattttttctagaaACAAGGAGTAAGGTTATATGCTCTAGGAAAGCCTTTTCCCCTTTATACACGCCtggaaaaaatattttgtaaagAAAGAGCAAAATGGGGAAGTTGCTGTATGCGGCAAtgatgctgaagaagaagtgcAAAAGAATGGGTATGAAGAAATGGACGAAGAAGATATGGATATCTTTAACTCAAACCATGATTGCAATGAATCTCTACTCCAACAATCAAATTTTGTGGCTTCATCTTCTGGgaagaaacaaggaaagaagcTTTCCTCATTTAAAGCGGCAAAGGATACCAAGATGATAAAGGAGTTAACTGACACGCTGAAATATGTGTTCAATCAACAGGAAAAGCGTTTGGATGCTTTTGCCTAAGCTATGGTAAACACTCGTGAGAAAAAAAAAGGCTGGTGATATACTTAGCGAACTTGGATTCACTGATGATGAAGTTATTTCTATTGCACTCAAGTTCTCCACAAATCCTCAACTGGAAAAATGTTTTGGTCATTGGGAAATAGTCAGAAAGCCAGATTTATTAGAGCTATATTGCATACTTAGAATTAGAGTTAATCTCTTTTAGAATTATCATTTTGTGCAGATTTAGGTTCAAACATGCATAATTTTGAATGCAAGATTTTGTTGATGTTAGTGCATAATTAGTTTTAAGTATTGGTTTTAATTATGTTAACATAGAAACTTGTTCAAAATGGGTGCTTAACTAATTTTGGTTTTTTCTTCAATTTGCATATGTTTCTTTTGTTTATGTTCAATTAGAAATTTTAATCAACTGTGCagaatataattttatttatgttaagcaTGTGCAAAAGTACTCACTAGAAATGATAAAATGACAATAATAAAATCACATGATATGACGCACACAGAAATATCTAGCTCTCTCGTGTACACACTCAAATCTAAGGTTTCATCCTAAATTTACAGTTGCAAGCCTTGATGCTATGAGCCTATGAGATTATTAGATGACAAGCTATCCACCAGCAATTGGCATTCCCCCAAGACCTTTCTTCATAACCTTCATGCTactgcttttcttttcttttcccttaGCTCATTTTCTTTTAGGAATTTTCTTTCTTCACCTTAAGCTATCAGCGCCTTCACCTTGGTAGAATTCTGGCAGGAAGATCAACCAGTGTTAGATTAAAAACtgccaaaatcatcaaattaaatgGATGGCACGAATCTTTCAAACTTGAAAATATGTGAAGGATGCATGTTAATGTTGCAGCTGAAAAGAAAATGATTGCTACTAAATATGTTATATAAATCTTGTGTCACCATGAGGAGAGTAGATACTAAGATGGATAGGAACAGAATGGACAATAATATGAGGCCACCTGAAATGGAATTCCCTCCGGCCCTTCGCGATATATTTCACGAAACTCTTCATTATCCTGTTTTATCTGTTTAAAGAAGTAAAATTACAATAATGCAAAGTACTGATTTCAAGTTCTAGATCTAAAAGAATggataataaaaataaagcatagtTGTAGTGTAGATAGCATACTTTCCAATCAGTGCGTGATGGTGTACTTGTACTAGACCCTTCACTATATTCAGAAACACTCCTCAACTATAATACTAATAAACATTCAATCATTACAAAGCAAATAGGGCTAAGGAATTTAATGAAACCATGAAATGCAGCTAGCAGAATTTAATGAAACCACCACGTGAGTAAAACCAAACTCACATAAATTTCATGATAAGCTCAATTCATATAGTCAAGTACTAATAATAGTATCCAGGTAGTAAATTTTGATCAAAATTTAATATTGCATCTACATGAAACTTTGCTCAATTTGGCTTTGAATGACAAAAAAAGACTGGAATTTGCAGAAGCTGAAtcaatgcaagaattaatgatTTGGTGATATGATAATTATAAGAATATATAAAGGATATTTTCTTTATAGTGGGGGCAACAAGCTAACAAGAACTGCACGAAATAGTAGAATCCCGTAACTCCCGACCATCTCTAACTATTATGAATACTGCTAAGCATTAGCTCCTTAATTACCCACTTTTAAGGGTTTAACTAACGATGCATATTTACATGAGTTTGATTTTGAGTAAACAATCAACCCTGTCTTTATTCTTTCTTCAGTAAAATATGACCAATGAGATAGTAGCATCTCTTGCAACAAAGACAATATAGGAAACATTACCCAAATTCATTCATGATGAAGCTCATCCACATACACATACATAGCCATTCTAGATATAGCTCAAACATTATGACCAGAAACAATAATCAATAATTGAAGGTTgtagtaggcttagagaaggggggttgaatctatgccttccttttaagttgctaTTATGATCCTTTTTTtgacaaactttcaattctggtTTTGTTAGTACTCAgcagcgaaaatttatgagacaatttatttttgtctcatgaatatcagaaaacagaacacaacagagaagagaaaagccaacaccagcatgtatcctggttcggttgccttgtgctatgcaacctacgtctagtctcctccacaacaatggaggaattttcactatagttaaaagtattacatacaccaattccacaggattgacccaatcctttcacactcaagttctaacctaacttgacattggctatgctaatacctaactattaactcttagtgctaacccaactaagaaagggatacctcacaggtacaagatacaagacatagacatacctaaagaaatctaaatataactctagacttttctctcaagtgtttcactcagcctctttccactcatggcttttacttgagctctctcaatatgcctttttacacaagaaattatagaaagataaatatagaaaagtacattacaatctgtaaaatatgaaggagattgacttcatcaacagcctctttgctatgtgctaAACCAGATTTGCAAACCTCAAAtccagttcttcagtattggccgaatgcttctttgaaagaaagcattatccaagtagagaaACTTCTTTGCAGAACACTGCTCACcaaactctggttttctctccttaccTTCTGAATGAACAGaaagcttcttttatctccttgcatgttactTGGTTCTTCTTcctaggtcaacttcttgagccttgagcttcaccaacccagacgatcacctttttcccaGTAATCTTCAAaatagaaactttgcttctgacttctctatcttgaccgaaagccataaagcagcaaccacaagagtcttccaatggtcaaccaaatctgagccattgagaagctacttggtcctcaagaatcacttgtgaccgtagatatATAGCAGTGAGGAACAGAGATCCTCTTTTCCATTTAGCTCAAAACAGAGTGGCAGAGAGTTGAAGATGAAAAGAAGAAATTGTGTTGCATGTATAAGGAAATGTGTTACCTTTAACCTTCTTATCTTTTCTTGATATGGTTTGAAATGGTAGATTAGACCTTACCCTTCtttgcttaaccttctctttccttcttcttctgtgaCAAGCTTAAGGACTAagctctctttcttactttttgtgATTTGACTTGAACAGAAAAGAAAGGAACGTTGATTTGGTGAAAGCAAGTGTGAGGGAATTTGCTTGCTGAATATCAAATCGGGCTTGGATTGGATCACTTCATTTTGGCCCGTTTTGATTTCTTATCTTTGTTTCCTTTTGGGCTTCTTTTGAGTTATCAACCTATTAGCCTTATTTCATTTTCCATTCCATTTGGGCTTTCTTTTGAGTTATGGCCTGCAACATTTTATAAATTAGTAACATGCAATTATCAATAACCAACACTAATTGTTTATTtttcccaaaaataatgtttgtcatcactaattaatttaattaatttcttaactcaacaataatCAATAACAAAGATGATTCACAACACTGTCTATTTTTCAATAACAAATTTCTTCTTGTATtgacaaaacaaaaaatatagtGTTCCAACATGGAAGTGCTCATAAAACTAATAATGAAATCCATGAGCCAGCACTTTGTCATGAAAGTGCAGTGCTTTTTTAGCGTTACCACATAGACAGAGACCTTTGATGATTGTTGTCAATGTTACGATATAAGGCTGAAAATCACTCTTGAAAATCTTTGCAAAAGCAGAGACAGCAAGAGTGATCCAAACCATTCCGCGGCAACAATTGATTAAGATATtcaaagtaaataagttgggagtGATTACCCTGGATTGCAATTGCTGGAGAAGGGAAATGGCGGTGGGGCAATGGTTGGTCTTGACAAGAGATCCCAAAATCTTGGTGAATTGAATGATGGATGGAGGGCGACGCATAAAGAGCATGCGAGTGAAGGAATCAACAGCTTCATCAAGTGATTGGGGCTGAAAGTGAGAGTGTAGGGATGAAATTGAAGGGAAGCAAAGACGAAGAGCGGAGTGGAAAACAGAATTTGGGATTTGAAAAAGAGCATACCTTAACATGATTCA includes:
- the LOC107606588 gene encoding protein ALP1-like — protein: MEMVQGALDGTYIDVTVPEEDKSRYITRKGKISTNVLGVCNRDMNFVYVLSGWEGSASDSRVLRDAISRRNSLKIPIENYYLVDAGYTNCKGFLAPYRHIRYHVQEWAYGRNVPRNFREYFNKKHSSARNIIERCFGLLKKRWGILRSPCFYQIKTQNRIIITCCLLQNFIRLNMDSDPEEDILLENEQVLIGEEHGDNQDGDDEMIDSVEGSNEWTVWRDNLAHEMYNEWMHSRIN